In Paenibacillus durus, the DNA window GGAGAACATTCCCGAAAGTAAGCAGAAAAGCCGTACCGAAGAAAAAGTAAAGCGGCCCTTTGTCATCTTTGTCATAGATTTCTTTAATCAAGGGAAACAGGATATACAGACAGACCAGCGTCTGCAGAAACCATAGATGGTTTATTCTAAACATCTTCCATTCGATCAAGGCTTTGGCAAACTGAACTGGCGTATAGCTGTCGCCGTTGATCGGAATTAGGATAGCCAGGGTAAGAATGCCCCAAACTACCGTCAGAATGCAGATCATGATGATTTTATGTATGTGCTTGCGGAGATTATAGCTTCTGTTCAGCATCAGCGCCCCGTTTACCATAAAGAACAGCGGAACCCCGGCACTGGCCATGCCTTTTACAGCATAATTTAAATACGTGAAAAAAGAAGGGTTGGCCAGAACATCGGTAGGAAGATCGTTGAAATGATAAAAACAAACCAAATAAATGGCAACCACTTTAATCAGATCCAAATAAACCAATCGCTCCCGGGGTCTGATTTGGGGCCTGCCTTCGTGTTGAGCCGTTTGGGCAAGTTTGACAGGTGCTCCAGCCGCCATCCCGCTCACCTCGATTTCACATTATTTATTACCTGTCCGCTCCGGCGCCAGGCTGCTTTCATTTATTATATCAACGGAACCTTTTTACAACATTGTCCTTTTAGATGTCATGGAATAACTCTATGTAGTGATGCGGGAGTAGGAACGTTATGTTAGGGAGCACAGCGAAGAATTATAGTCACACGGGGCATCGTAAGTTCAGGACCGCTGGGAATAAAATGCAAGCCCCCTCCTCATACTATGTGCAAGAAGATGGAGGTGAATGTCATGCCCAAAAATAGCGCCGATCCCAAATACGACCGCGCAGATAATCATGCGGATAAGAAACACAATCAGCAGAATAACGATCATTTCACTGAAGAACCTCAGACACTTAGGAACCATAAAGCTGCCGATTACGTCCCAAGTTTAAATGGTATCCCCAAGAATGAAAGTTAAATAGCAGCAAGGCTGCTCTCACGTCGAATGATGGGGAAGCAGCCTTTTCCATTATTTGAAGACAGTAACTGACACCAGCCTGCCATTTTCCTTGGATTCCTCATAAGTAATCGGCACCGTCCCGGCCGGGAACGGCACTTCGAATCGGTAGACGCCCATTTCCCCGCTGCTTTTCTCCGCTAGTTCCCAGCTCTCATAGCTCCCCTGAACGCCGGCCTTCGTCATAAACTCCAGCGTTCTCCGTACACTGGCGCCCTCGTATTGGCTCCGTAAGTAATAGGTCCACTTCCGCTCATCCCACTCTGGCGCGTTTACGTGTACTCCGGCCGTCCGCATCGTCTCCAGAATTTTAACGAGCATACGCCCGTCTCCTTCCTGCATAGCCGCAGCGAGCGGCAGGTATGCCCGGTTAAGGGTTGCCAGGAAATTGGTTTTGTTTTTGGCGGCGAGCAGCTCAAACACCTCCTCTTTCCGTTGTTCCGCGGTGAACCAGTATGCGTGAAAATCCATCGGATTGATCTGGCTTGTACCTGGGATCAGATACCGCCCGTTATCCGAAACACGGAATACCTCTGTTGATCCGAAGCGCGTCGGGTATTGCAGTACAAATATGTTGCTGCCGTTCCCGCTTACCATCATTTGGACAGACAGCGGCTCACGGGGCCGCTCCCCTCCAGGCAGGATCGACGCGGAGCCATTCAAGCTGGAGTAGTAAAAGCTGCCGTCCTGCGCTTTCTCCCGGACAAGCCGGTACATCAGCCGGCTCTTGCGCGTGAACGGCTGCACGCTAATATTAGTCGTATTTCCATATACAGTCCTGATTTCCTCATTAACCAGCCAATTTATGTCGGCAATGCCTCGCAACTCCCTCGGGGTCCGCCCGCCGGACAGGTCTGGAAGCCGCATGTCAATGCGGTAATCCCCTGTACGCCATTCGTAAGCCGTATAGCTCTGCTCCGACGCATAGAAGACATCAGAGAAATTCGTATTGTAAGAGATGCCGGCGAGCCGCATTTTACCGCCAAAATCAAACGCGCTGAGGTGCCGGCCGGAAGCCGATAGAACACCCGCCGTGACCAGCACCGGTACGAGCAGAACGGTAATATAGGTTGATACTCGGCCATTTCGGGCCTCCCCGAAGGGCAGATGCGGAGTCGTTTCACCATCATCCCGCAGCTTCCCTACCAGCCGTCTCATAAGCTCGGCGATCAGCAGGGTTCCAATCACTGAATAAGCGAGCAATGGTATCGCATACCCCATAGGCTGCGGCAGAGACCGCAGCAGGCTGATAATCAGCGTGCACAGCATGGCTAACATAGCAAGCGGAAGCAGCGTCCTGAAATAACGCCGGAACAGGCCCGGCGCCTCGGCAAAGGCTTCACTGAGAGAGAGGTCCTGAAGAACGATCAGATAAGGCGTAAGCGCATAGAATAGCAAGGCAATGATCAAGATGATCCCAAGCGGAAAAAAGACCGCCGCCAGGAAAAAGGTCACCGCGCCCAAGACGGTCTGAAATACCGACCATCCCAGCATATCCTTGAAATACCGGCGTCCGCACTGGATCAGCGGGACCGCCCTTTGGCTCTGGACCCACCCTTTGAGACCGCCAAGGTACATGCCTCTGATAAAGCTCTGGACCACCAACACCGCCGCCGACACCAGAATTGCCGTTATCCCCCATACCGGCTTCCCGGCTTGAAGCTGCGTGTAAGGGACTTTCAAATCCGAGAGAGAAGGCATATAGAGCGGGATGGTCGCGTGAAACCCGCCCGTCTGCGCAGCAGCACCCGATGCCGTTACCGGCATCTGAGAGAATGGAAATACCGAAAACCCGACATAAATGCCAAGGCCAACTACAGCCGTTATAAACACTTCGAACGCCAAAACCAAAACAATCAATCGTATGTACGCCAAGCCGCCACCTCCACAAATCCATTAACACCGTAACCTGAACGCTTTCCCTACTTAAACCTTCGGATAATCGACCACGATAACATTTTCCAACAGACCATCCAGCGATTTCACAAATTCCTGATGAGCGGGATGCGGTCCATAGGAGCGCAGCGACTCCAGGTTATCGAATGTGACCCGTAGTCCGAGCGTGTAGCCGTGAATGTTGTCCGTTTCTTCCGTTACGTTAATGCCTGCACTGATATCGGATATACCCGGGATACGATCCCGAAACGAGAGCAATTGATCCAGCAGTTCCTGTTGTTTGGCGGGTGTAACGTTTGTGTTTAACTTAAATAAGACAAGATGTTCGTACATCGTTAACCTCTCCTTTATGTATGATATTTTTCAGGAAGCCCCGAAGAACCGTTCCATTACAATATAATCCTTACCGCCTTTAGTAAAGGTATGTTCTGTTACAGTAAATCCAAATTTCTCATAAAACGATACTTTGCCGCTCCTGGCATTGCAGTAAATCCGCTTTACGCCTGCGCGCTCGGCTTCCCCGAGCATATAGGACAGAAGTCTGCTTCCATACCCCCTATTTTGGTGAGAGATCAACGTTGCGAATTTCCGGAACTGCGCTTCTTCTCCATTAACAAAAAGAGACACAACCGCAATCAACTGCTCCCCTTCAAAAAGCCCAAAGTGAGTCCCCTCATCATCATCTTTAAGCTTTACATAATCGAGATCCTTTTCCGGCCACATGACCTCATGACGCAGCTGCCAAGCTTGCTCTTTTTGAATCATCCTAATATCCAAACGGCATCATCCTCCAATTTTAAAAAGGTCATAGAAAAAAGGGCCAACTTGTCCGCCCTCTTCTGTAACACGATTATAAAGTTTTCTTATTCGTTGGTCTAATGCTTTGTATCAGGTGCCGCAAAAGGTTCGGTAAGGACAGGCGGATGGCGCCGGCGGCGCCGAATAATCAACCTGTTCGGGGGAATGCGCAAAGGGTCTCGCAAGAACATCAAGAAGACGCTCCATCACGCTGTAGTCTCCTTGCACCGCAGCCTCCAATGCCTCTTCCACCCGGTGGTTGCGCGGGATCAGCGCGGGATTGCTGCTTCGCATCAGCTGTTGCGAGGAGTCTTTGGGTTCCTGCTGTCTGCCCTGTCTCGCCTGCCACCGCTCATGCCACTGAGTAAATTCCGAAGTGCCGTGCAGGACCGTATCCTCCAGCTTATCAAATGTTAATGCGCGGAAGGTATTGGTGTAGTCCACACGATTCTTTTGCATCATATTAAGGAGATCTTCAATCAGGGATTCATCCTCCGGCTCTTCGTTAAAAATCCCCAGCTTGGCCCTCATTCCCGCGAGCCAATTCCGGTGATACAATTCGGAGAAATCCGCAATCGCATCCTCGGCCAGTTTGACAGCCTCTCCTTCGTCCTCATGCAGCAGCGGCAAAAGCGTCTCGGCAAATCTCGCGAGATTCCACGCGGCAATATGCGGCTGATTGCCATAGGCATAGCGACCATGAAGGTCAATGGAACTGAATACCGTTTCTGGATCATACGTATCCATGAAGGCGCAAGGACCATAATCTATGGTTTCTCCGCTAAGGACCATGTTGTCGGTATTCATCACCCCGTGAATAAAGCCAACGAGCTGCCACTTCGCAATCAGCGAAGCCTGACGCTTGATCACTTCCCGAAGCAGGCCCAGGTAGCGGTTCTCATCTATGTCAGCTTCCGGAAAATGTCTTTGCAGCGTGTAATCAGCCAGGGCTTTGAGGTCCTCGGCAGAGCCCCATTTTGAAGCGTATTGAAAGGTGCCAACGCGCAGATGGCTTGCAGCCACTCGGGTTAAAATCGCACCGGGCTGCATGGTTTCGCGGATGATGGACTCACCGGTTGTCACCACGGCCAAGCTCCGGGTGGTCGCAATGCCAAGCGCATGCATCGCTTCGCTGATG includes these proteins:
- a CDS encoding Dabb family protein, whose amino-acid sequence is MYEHLVLFKLNTNVTPAKQQELLDQLLSFRDRIPGISDISAGINVTEETDNIHGYTLGLRVTFDNLESLRSYGPHPAHQEFVKSLDGLLENVIVVDYPKV
- a CDS encoding GNAT family N-acetyltransferase; its protein translation is MDIRMIQKEQAWQLRHEVMWPEKDLDYVKLKDDDEGTHFGLFEGEQLIAVVSLFVNGEEAQFRKFATLISHQNRGYGSRLLSYMLGEAERAGVKRIYCNARSGKVSFYEKFGFTVTEHTFTKGGKDYIVMERFFGAS
- a CDS encoding protein adenylyltransferase SelO; the encoded protein is MTEKNTIIETGWNFDNSYARLPESFFTRQDPTPVRSPKLVILNDSLAASLGLNVQALRSHDGAAVFAGNEVPEGADPLAQAYAGHQFGHFTMLGDGRALLLGEQITPGAERVDIQLKGSGRTPYSRRGDGRAALGPMLREYIISEAMHALGIATTRSLAVVTTGESIIRETMQPGAILTRVAASHLRVGTFQYASKWGSAEDLKALADYTLQRHFPEADIDENRYLGLLREVIKRQASLIAKWQLVGFIHGVMNTDNMVLSGETIDYGPCAFMDTYDPETVFSSIDLHGRYAYGNQPHIAAWNLARFAETLLPLLHEDEGEAVKLAEDAIADFSELYHRNWLAGMRAKLGIFNEEPEDESLIEDLLNMMQKNRVDYTNTFRALTFDKLEDTVLHGTSEFTQWHERWQARQGRQQEPKDSSQQLMRSSNPALIPRNHRVEEALEAAVQGDYSVMERLLDVLARPFAHSPEQVDYSAPPAPSACPYRTFCGT